Within Spinacia oleracea cultivar Varoflay chromosome 4, BTI_SOV_V1, whole genome shotgun sequence, the genomic segment aactggtaagtaataatgttaataaaaataataatacatggtaagtagactaacatataagttcatttatcaagatttttctcaattcaaaatatgttgtatttgactaactcggttatgctcgggtcttttcgaaaattagtcttgagtcattcaggtttggttaacgttgttagatcgttATACATGCAAGTAAACGACgatatttttaactttgtatagtaatatgcaaatttagttcatttgaatattttttgcacaactttgaatttatactttttcaattcatatattatttttactttcatgtttttctaatatcacaagtcttttagttactattaaaataataaattgttttagtagtagccgtgcgttgcacgggccctaaactagttaTTTGAAATTAGTGATATTCTTTCTTAATACTCTGCTCTATATATAGTAATACGTCTCAAATTTCCCATGTTTATAGTATTCATTTAAAAATCCGTCTATAATAAGCATAAATTTGTCTCAAACCAGTTAAAGTAATTAAATAGTCAGTAAGATACTAAATCTTCGTAACAAATATACTATATTACAAAATAGAATATGGCTTAAATAATTCTTGGGAAGATAATTATCCTATCAATGGTACGTACTTCGTAGTTTGGGGATGATTATGAGATTCTCATAGGCATTTGATTTTCCTGTCAAAAGTTTAAGAAATAACATTTGATCTGAATATCTAAATTATATCTTGTCCTAGTTAACAAGTAGTACGCCTATGGAAATGACATTTCCTTTGGATACCTACAATATATCTTGTCTTGGGAAAAAAAGATTCTGAAATATTCCTTATTAGTGTCAACACTCCGCATTATTAATGTTGTTGTAGATAAGGATGCCTTAGAAATAACACACATAATTAGAAAAGTAATAtggataaattattattttttcaatgcaaaatcaattCGATCATTAATTAATGtaatacgacatctacaacagAAATCGaatttaacaaatacataaGAGATAGAATCAAAAAGAGGTattccttcatcaaaactaccATCGCTGGGAAGATCTTGCACTGTGGGACATCTCTCACACATATTGCTGGAAATACAACCTTTTCGAAGAGACGGTCTAACGATTTATTGTAATTTGACCAATAGTATTATTGAGGCGGACTTTCGGACAAATTCGAAAAGGTGAATATTAGTATAGAATACATTAGTCTCCTATCATTTCATGTTATATTAATGGAATTAATAATAAAGGTCGAATCACCACAACAAATCACAAAAGCTAAAGAACAATGAATTGGATTCAAGTTTCTCTCTCAAAAAGAAAACTTACTAAGAAGAAATACAAACTAGTTTCTAATGTTCAAAGAGCTATTTATTTAATTCTATACAGTTAGAAAAACATTCCTTCAAATTCGAAAAGGTGAATATTAGTGCATGAGATAAAATAACAGAAACACAACTCAAAAGACACCCTTTATATAATCACAAATCAATAAGCATTAGTGCTTATAATTTAATAATCTTTTTAGATTCTTAACTTTCAAAAACAATAAGAGTATAAGAAAACTAAACATTTATTCCAATAAACCATCAAACTCTCATATCCCATGCCCCCACCCccttataaataaatttgattCTTGCTGGCAATAACCATATAtcttaatttggattcttgctGGAAATACCCATATtctatgtttattttatgtgATTACCAAAATTTAATAGTCTAATAAAACTATTAAAAATGCCCAAACAACGGATACATACAATATCTGTGCACATAGGGCAATGGCTTCGGCCTCATGTCACAATGGTTACTGTATAAATATAGAGATTTGCTTTCCCCTTTGGTCCGAGGTTCAAATGCTACTAAGCGCGCTTAAAATCTTACTAAACTCCCCCCACCCTCAATTTTGCTTTTTTGTAAGatcttctaatttattttattatgtgcAATTACATTCAAGTGTCCACATTTGATTACATTTTttattgatgaaagaaggagaTCGATGACATCTAATCATGTATGGTTATCCtttttatagactaggtatagatatgTTACTTGTTTCTCCACGAAATCTTACAAGTATTGGAGTAATGTAAGAACTTGATGAATTTCGATCACATGAAATGTCGAAACAAAACAAATCACATTAGTTTttattgatgaaagaaggagaTGACATCTAATCATGTATGGTTATCCtttttatagactaggtatagatatgTTACTTGTTTCTCCACGAAATCATACTAGTATTGGAATAATGTAAGAAGTTGATGAATTTCACATGAATTTCACATGAAATGTCGAAACAAAACAAATTACattagttttaataaaagaatattaagctaaataaaaatgaaatggattacaGTTTCTTGCAGATGGAAATACACTGCTGGCTTCTACAATATACCTGGCTAAAATAGAATAATAACTGTTTTTCGTGGGTTTGGGTTTTCCTTAAATACTGCAGATAAACCTTAAATTATATATAacctttataattttattatctgCCAATACTTATATTATATGACTCATAAGTATTGGctcataaaaatattaaaaattcccaaacaTAGTAGGATATTCCTTCATCAAAATTACCATCGCTAGGAAGATCTTGCAGTGTGGGACATCTCTCGCACATATCGCTGGAACATGCAGCCTTTTCGAAGAGACGGTCTAACGATTTATTGTAGTGTGACCAATAGTATTATTTGGATTTTGAGGCGGACTTTCGGACAAATTCGAAAAGGTattccttcatcaaaactaccATCGCTAGGAAGATCTTGCACTGTGGGACATCTCTCGCACATTTCGCTGGAACATACAACCTTTTCGAAAAGACGGTCTAACGGTTTATTGTAACCCTTCCATCCGATTCATCTAAGTCAATTTTGGTTCAATCTCGTATAATTCTTTATCAACGAACCGAATTCACGACGATACTCCACCAAAACTATACTAATACTAAAACCTTAATACTCAACTAATCCCACCATAGGGGAACTTACACATTCACTAATCCCACCATAAGGGAACTTACTTACACTCAAAGGATGCAGTTTTATTGAATCTGAAGACAAACACATGAATAATTAAACCAAAaggatttggaaatttgactatttccggcctaaaaaccttttgaaatttgtaaaccctagaaagaaaaaaaagggaggAGAACGGCTAgggtttgtttttttatttcacccaaaaaaaaggCAAATTTCGTGAGTGACCTTTAATCACAAACATTTATTTGAGGGTGACCTTTAATCATTGTAATGTTATGTAAATATCAAACATGTATCATAGAGTCAATAGATACAAATTAATGGCCGTAAGTATACAACAAATATcattcaataataatatgttattattttataaaactAAAGATTTTACATTGTTAGTGCCTGTATAAATTTTCTTATAGAATTTACAAATTCTTTCCAATTCAGAGTAAGAAAACTTTTCCATTAGTACTAAAAAGCATGTATGTGTTAAAAGGAATATTGTTGAACACTTCTACGTGGTACAACCCATTTTTACCTGTCGTGGTGATTAAATTTTTCTATATATACTTGGAAAATGTCTATTCTCTAGACCTATCCAAACATGAAAACCTACTATTTCAAATGAAAACCTGATTTCAatgtgaatttattatttagaagTTCACTAGTAAAACTTCTTTCCATTATCTCAATATGGGAGACGGTGTAGTTCCTAACCCCATTGAAATCCCAACTACTATTCTACGACCACACAAAATAAAGCCTATGAACATTCCACCCAATCACTCATTCAAAAAAGTGATGTTATGGTATCTGAAGATGGTTACGGAGCTTCTgaaaaaaagtaattaaaaaaaagtgatGTGTTCTACTATGTTGATATGCAAAGTTCTGCTCATTCAACCGGGATGCTTACAATGCGTTTCATACCGTTCGCAGAATTATTTTAGTTCATCCTTCGTCCAAATGAAGTGTCGGATGAAAAGAGGAACATAGTAGTTCTCCGACGTGGAAGATTCAAACCAGGGCATCTGCCGGACTTAACCGACATCAATAGGTTACACTATACTGAACAAGCAGCGTTACGAAATATCCTCTCTGAAGAAGCAACTAGAAATGGCGGAAAAAGAATTGGTAAACTCATTAACTTGCTGCACAACGTCACAAAATTAACTCTTAATTCACTAAGTTTAGGGTGAAAAAGTATCTCTCCAAATGGAATTATTAGTCAAGAATTCTTATTATTTACTTGGTGCCCTAGATCATCCCGACATTCCGTTGTTATTGAAAAATACTCCTTGATCACACTAAATCTTACTAAGAAGTGAATTTGTAACAACAATCTATATTATGTTGAATGCTAATTCGGATACAACGTAGCATggtaaaaatattttctatTGGTTGAATAGAGCCACAGCAGTATATATTGTTAATTAACAAGTACCTTCTAAAACTGTATAATTTGTTGTAATACCAGGAAACAAAGTTTCCTATATATATCATATGATTTTATAGTTGtttttgaaaacaaaagttgagagtttattttctaatagAAAACCAAACGTACAATTATCCAATGTCCATTATAGATGGAACTCGGGAGAAAGTTAAATTTTTGGTAAAGGCTGGAGGGGTGGATGAAGAAGGCATTGAAGTGGAGGTGTACGCTGATTCACCGTTCAGTGTTGTCTATGAAATATATGCAACGAAGTTATCAGTCGACATTGGAGATATTGGTCTGATTTGTAGAAAGAAATTGATACCACCGGATTCAACACCAGAGAATATCAATCTTCGTACTGGTCAGATAGTTTTGGCTTATTTCAAGGTATATGATTACTCACATTTAATTTGTAAAATGATAATTGGTTTTCTGTATTTCTTTTCGATATATCGGTTGATAGAGTATATTCTATGTGTGTGTATTTGTAGATGGGGAACCAAAGTTTCAGAAATATCTCTCCAAGTACTAGGGAATATCGAATGATCACTGTCCATAGCACACACTCCATACCTTCAATAGATCGTTTCCGTGTCCGGGCAAATGATCTttcaatcacaatttataatctaTGGGCTGAGTCTCAAGTCTCAACACATTCCAGTGAATAGGGTGATAATATATCATGAAGGTTTTGCACTAAATGCAAGCAAAACCATCGAAGCTGAGCGTGTCCTGGATGGAGAAGTTCTAACTGCCGTTGTATGTTGAGCTGTTAATAAGTCTATCTTACTGGCATTGTATGACGGATTCAAGTTTATTTTAATCTAAGCTTGCACATCTGTttactaaaaaaaaattaaatatcgTTTTTATTTTATGGTTATTTGAAATTAGTGATATTCTTTTTTAATACTCTGCTTTATAGTAATACGTCTCAAATTTCCGATGTTTATAGTATTCATTTAAAATTCCGTCTATAATAACCGTAAATTTGTCCTCAACCAGTTATAATAACTATTGAATAAGATACTAATTCTTCGTCACGAAAACTACATTACAAAACAGAATGTGGCCTAAATAATTCTTGGGAAGGTAAGTATCCTATCAATGGTACGGACTCCGTAGTTTGGGGATGATTATGAGATTCTCATAGGCATTTGATTTTCCTGTCAAAAGTTTAAGAAATGACATTTGATCTGAATATCTAAAATATAACTTGTCTTAGCTAATAAGTAGGTAGCCAGTAGAAATGACTTTACTTTGGAAAACTAAAATATATCTTGTCCTCGGAAAAAAAGATTCTGAAATATTCCTTATTAGTGTTAGCACTCCGCAATATAactgtcgcaaatgtcttttacgacgggtttacgatcGATTTACggcgggattttctattaacgacgaaccccttttacgacgggtttgcgacaggaaatcccgtcgttaatcaacgattattggcctttcgcgacgggattttccgtcgttaatagtacaatatTGTACACCAGGGTAAAAATGCTAAAATGAACGTAGAATgagcgaatgagccacaagggcgggcATGATAATCGATCCCATGATCACGTGGaaccgggatggaagctctaaccaacagAGCTATATATAcgttcactacaagaatttgtatctttaatgacaatttaattacgacgggtcaaaaatcccgttgTAAAAGCCTTTTGCAACGGGACTAACAACCAaataaagacgggaacaaccgtcgtaaatgtctttataacgggttaacgacgggattttccattaacgacgacccccttttatgacgggttcgtgaCAGAatatcccgtcattaatcaatgattattgcctttagcgacgggatttcccgtcgttaatggtacaatttcttgtagtgtatccATCACTCTCATAAAATCGAATTACTTAAGTCGAAACGTCCAAATGTCTCTCTCCCATATTAAAAAGCCGAAGGATTGAAAATTGGTTGCGTAATTTTTATTCCCCATTTTACCCCAATTTACGCAAACAAAAATTTACATAATAACATTTGATTTTATACATTAGAAAAATATCCAAGTCATGATAAAATTAGTACATAAATACTGTGAAAGGTATAGTGATACATTTAAAAAGAAACGCAGAGACTCGCTATACAAtaatctatactattattaaatccCAAGGGAAATCATGTCAAGCCGCCATGTGTCACCTTATCTAAACATGACAAGGAGCCACATCAACAATTATATGGATGATGTGCTTTTGCTATATTGATACACAAAATATTTTTGTTAGGGTTCGAACATGGAACCAACAAGAAATATAATAGAAAGCTTACCATAAGTTCATAACTATATTTATGCCTTTTAAGCATTTTAGGAAAATTGTCActcatttaaaaataataaacgtTCTTAGAAAATTTAACCTGCTGGAATTGATAGGTAACTTACTGTAAGACATAAAATTAGTAAACTAAATTCACCCCCAGTTTTTGTAGTAAAGATACTCTATTTAAGTAGTTTGTTAGGTCCTCCATTGAATTCTATCCCCTACCCTTCTAAGCTCTTCTTCACTCATCCGTTCTATAACTCTATCTCTTTATTTACTTTTCAGGGGGGCAAAAGTGAGCGATTACAATGCATCCAAATTTCATAAACTTGGAtccataatttattaatttggtcATTCATCCACACGgctttgtgttaggttatgattcatatgacaaaacataaatcatgcggaaaaaccataaagccaagaaagcatattatttacacataatcatttagcatagtttagatgcatacactttgttgcgtgccctccctagctgcgcccgaaccgaacaagaacatgtcgttaggactccaagtgtcgtccctccgtagatagtccacagcacgtccggatccgccttaagcttgaccaactagaatcgcccttaaggtagcttaggaatttcggctattaggtgcaagtgtatggctgatttttcttgaaaatcttacctttagaatacttcaattgtgtctataaattatgaccctaggcacctatttatagaggtatggaaaaggaactggaaccctactaggatacgaattaattaaactagaatcctagtagaactcttatttaattaatttatccttttaggattaggaatttaatcatatatcgaaacctgatagctttaggattcgtatagcacacaaacacacacacgcacgcacaacagcccacgaggggcgccatgcgcgcgcgcgcagcccgcgagcactcgcagcccattgccacgaggcccacacgctgccgcagccttggcgcgcgctgggcctgccttgcggtgggcctggcgcagccttggctggtgcgttgtggcgcgctggcttgctgggcgatggcccggcttcgtgctgggccttcgtctggcaggcctcgtccgatgctaattcgtacgatacgcttccgattaaattcccgattccggaatttatttccgatacgaaaaatatttaatattttcgattccggaattattttccgtttcgaacaaatatttaatatttccgattccggaattattttccgtttcgaacaaatatttaatatttccgtttccggaattattttccgattccgataatatttccgattctgacaatatttccgtttccggcaatatttccatttccattaatattttccgatacgtaccatgattctgtttccggcaacatttacgacttggataatatttatatttcc encodes:
- the LOC130472577 gene encoding uncharacterized protein, with translation MSIIDGTREKVKFLVKAGGVDEEGIEVEVYADSPFSVVYEIYATKLSVDIGDIGLICRKKLIPPDSTPENINLRTGQIVLAYFKMGNQSFRNISPSTREYRMITVHSTHSIPSIDRFRVRANDLSITIYNLWAESQVSTHSSE